In one Andrena cerasifolii isolate SP2316 chromosome 2, iyAndCera1_principal, whole genome shotgun sequence genomic region, the following are encoded:
- the Tefu gene encoding serine/threonine-protein kinase tefu isoform X1, with amino-acid sequence MSKYSGRIQEILENASSKKVANKRKSVIELLELYENEEALNAICKSTEQNVKGVVNWSYIIHVVHNLLLNEADRFANKETYGNVAVRERQNTCNLVRKTVQNANCYDVPLLKCTDIMPLVLQILGSNFYEYYHETYMSILTSYILPFRKYQANMVPENWQELLKICKRFYKRVSNVTSKQAAIDGLQMIVYHGCSHLNLLLDVTKVFSFLESVFLDVKGNYDTLAESAYKLTNTVCQRVATEYRITLCQFSENILPHIIGLTSSVEKYKLLLLFIKIHHPKGICKADDGAYAHNWKQWCALLKSMHLMVLKDMNVDVLSKSFIYLASEVFKQVLENPNVVIENMVVNEYDYSQPIKRRRITTKMKALVDTIIDSNAKEAWPIIQILIVLLKEYPECLKSQDLVEFLKIFVDFFTQSCKEEEAIMDNLYELAAVLLANEKTFSAIDIENSNIYWDKIWDFLLRSLNVNQNEKSTHKLTQLFIINNKITNPNPLLKLYLTNVMKWSVMSLRTLIIVCEYFPLPTDIAMFNINMCSPTMNSNSVRSCLLNWALNIPWQKVATQIIIDELCSLLISITSKSKHEKQIKFVEPINDTCNCLKSEDCINSVHEHIENCYLLLRYNEKLFIKTEEEDVAQNKHATEHILYMQDIVNSLMKNLCNSINESSKSNNVHIIIIKIAVIARVISMMRQLNMIAANIEEVCLVPIMKKYLDIAYSLLANMDLTKIKYNYLCNIIKALNVLYGTSYDTDVAKIIVSFANLEMLKNIFNLMNIEDNKIADYETANNYYEDYSSFQSRRKFLDEAALREKQCSFCKKGTIRIQTTKALTLFCCMDVGQEKSTMQTKLMTYLLKIDMYDLSHTINFKMAMIVLESLPKYDKKELWRNHEQIPFKNWMELYHKYRKDETAILHMLTVLPYLLKYSADNNRDLSDLMNIISELSTFLSKMKYFLVHVEFTKCVSRIIRLSPSLFHYRLHDSPNQFVPIIKCVLSSLTSPLFAVRLEAINCVEEIYSSRSIAFEWKETLFIEIENSINNFITATEITNANAKIDQNDTKVASVLLVLAGIISTNGAFQCRALLAMVRFVIDQKIETQIIPKAISTIKDEICYSSLIKENSSYLMSYWFNSKYSSQPFPLSLTECKSEGQFYKTYIDTLVFIKLQNLEFSSVMSLCDRVNLSFEEIIENIFPRILAWLLLCISEDTDSGRKRLANQMFHKLVSNQDEFVRVKEFSSLFNDKFGETLTYLIERLHDEDYLEKMLKIRISFALTDPPHFKKPAITSCLEYMESNFFLEETSIQSVLVNNCPNILQKILLRLISNIYRNKFTEHKIKAFHQYVFFVTLITEELNQDYFNKLSNFVIKDISYSLLHIIKRNDDILSEVACKYFYKFIKHVLPRRSDEIKDILSFIVATLIPIVQTDEMPIALKILDFLLIDQKEILCDAIEKLNSFPNVPVFQEMRSVHNALKYNTERLYSLEEEVRHFLNSLVDRNVNYSTEDVSHLQLQLSTRGEELQQLYDKLETSRGLPEDYDSSVLHWLIYKLIKLTASPDVNVAIKASNCLSELGPTDLTSMILHLEKSHVKETSDLVEILTYRIVIAMSKFLFQSDVGLRKVSADALYAVFSSAWGRKLLNTKYIERLQNVLNESQLVLPLKYIKLFTVGKVSDIKDIGIDNTKIQSIINPTNVIWTVQSAGSYSNWIVEITCKIAECFTRFYSKSLTPVCALSTDFCELILPRIIFLLIHIDKKHTTALCSCINEFFHYHFNFVTEANVSSYVAHNTTSCDRQIVRCMLNIINYIRIQVPDNVNLKLNYMYIAKAAQYCSAFYTAILYAELSCENILCDYSTVSSVSKIDRIYELVPEEGKVLQSILRDTYAEIGDFDAISGTGSSHLEDYSTRIQHYVHTHEWSRVMLAEDVELSFGNTSVIQEMANGLHQSGLQFLLGYFISTISKTGEKIDEDIQYECAWRLSNWNLCDANQALYTQNDDKLKSGTREIDYHSYHYQALKYFHEGNGIGVQNAVESARMSIVKALRNISLESTKTIYEKLMQLQLIREIEELSSAKEDEYEKVLQKWQQQNVANFNEFQYIEPILTQRTVMYQINDTLANNINIKNALFNTYLEISKIAADKENLPVATRSLAVLAKQRDLPAKIQDQLLYREALLARLRKDLEIGRFLLRKLMHKETLDPNLRARILRVYGDWMAETKSENAQTVINEYYSKSIDISMSINDKTTNSIKNLHNTQVALARFADAQFEQICSYMRSPQFESLKECVTYPCKGISLNSMSADKDVRKALILNQRQHSNDAAELEHIQRERDNYLILALRYYLIVLQQSEDYNLLIFRIIALWLDNIHEKEVNDLLNIHLNKIPSFKFIPLAPQLAAHMNNVFDEFSEKIYKLMQRCALEHPHHTLPVLLALKNLYGDYEYDTVKKSKTLEPRVLGAQKLLHELSEPNVSSIVNEMDKLSHALVMLANLATSSNKPGCAINIPKHQEILKIRNFRNVLVPTLTIDVKPSGNYDDIITISRYKETYETVGGLNTPKKLVCIGRDGISRNQLVKGKDDLRQDAVMQQVFNVMNTLLKARKETKRRKLMIRTYKVVPLTQRSGILEWCDNTIPIVAILNGSSGTSGLHKKYYPKDYTANFCKEKLSHVEKSSSDAKLKTFMNCCAHLHPVMHYFFTEKYPSPETWFQRRLAYTRSIATTSMAGYILGLGDRHLNNILLDQTTAEVIHIDFGIAFEQGKVLPVPETIPFRLTRNIEVAMGVSGVEGTMRHCCEKTLAVLRDQRQVIITLLQVLLYDPLFTWTITPAKAHGIQSGSTSRSLPKTSQCSTGRNKTAERALIRIEQKLQGTEEGLASSVSGQVERLIQQARDPANLCRLYCGWQPYL; translated from the exons ATGTCAAAATATTCGGGAAGAATACAAGAAATATTAGAGAATGCCAGCAGTaaaaaagttgcaaacaagagg aaAAGTGTCATAGAATTGTTAGAATTATATGAGAACGAGGAAGCGTTAAATGCTATTTGTAAAAGTACTGAACAAAATGTAAAAGGTGTTGTAAATTGGTCATATATAATACATGTGGTTCACAACCTATTGTTAAAT GAAGCGGATAGATTCGCTAATAAGGAAACTTACGGTAACGTCGCAGTTAGAGAAAGACAAAATACATGTAATCTCGTACGAAAAACAGTTCAAAACGCTAATTGTTACGACGTACCACTTTTAAAATGCACAGATATAATGCCATTGGTTTTGCAAATATTGGGATCAAATTTCTATGAATATTACCATGAAACTTATATGAGTATACTAACTTCTTACATACTCCCATTTAGAAAGTATCAGGCGAATATGGTACCTGAAAATTGGCAAGAATTACTAAAGATATGTAAACGTTTCTATAAAAGGGTATCTAACGTTACAAGTAAACAAGCTGCTATAGATGGATTACAGATGATTGTATATCATGGTTGTTCGCATTTGAATCTGCTTCTCGATGTAacgaaagtattttcatttttag AAAGTGTTTTTCTTGATGTAAAAGGGAACTACGACACATTAGCAGAATCTGCTTATAAATTAACAAATACGGTGTGCCAACGAGTCGCGACTGAGTACAGAATAACGCTTTGTCAGTTTAGCGAAAATATATTACCACACATAATTGGCTTAACAAGTTCCGTGGAGAAATATAAGCTTCTATtgctttttattaaaattcatcaTCCCAAAGGAATATGTAAAGCGGATGATGGTGCCTATGCTCATAATTGGAAACAGTGGTGTGCGTTACTTAAGAGCATGCATTTAATGGTCTTGAAAGATATGAATGTGGATGTACTTTCAAAAAGTTTCATTTATCTTGCGAGCGAAG tttttaaacaAGTACTGGAAAATCCAAATGTAGTTATTGAAAACATGGTGGTGAATGAGTATGATTACTCACAGCCAATAAAACGAAGACGAATTACTACCAAAATGAAGGCATTAGTTGATACGATTATTGATAGTAACGCGAAAGAAGCTTGGCCaataatacagatattaatTGTCTTACTTAAAGAATATCCCGAATGTTTAAAGTCGCAAGATCTTGTAGAGTTCTTAAAAATCTTTGTAGACTTTTTCACACAATCTTGTAAAGAGGAGGAGGCCATCATGGATAATTTATATGAATTGGCTGCTGTTCTCCTAGCAAATGAAAAAACGTTTTCCGCGATAGATATAGAAAACTCAAACATTTATTGGGATAAGATATGGGATTTTTTGTTAAG GTCTTTGAACGTAAATCAGAATGAGAAGTCAACTCACAAACTCACGCaactttttataataaataataaaataacaaatccAAATCCGCTGTTAAAGCTTTATCTGACAAATGTTATGAAGTGGTCTGTCATGAGTCTTCGTACGTTAATAATAGTTTGTGAATATTTTCCGTTGCCAACCGACATCGCAATGTTCAATATAAATATGTGTTCACCAACAATGAATTCAAATTCTGTCAGGTCGTGCCTTCTAAACTGGGCATTGAATATACCCTGGCAGAAGGTGGCAACGCAAATAATAATTGACGAGTTATGCTCATTACTGATCAGTATTACGTCAAAGTCGAAGCACGAGAAACAGATAAAATTTGTCGAACCTATCAATGATACATGTAACTGCTTAAAAAGCGAGGACTGTATCAATTCAGTTCACGAACATATCGAGAATTGCTACTTATTGTTAAGATATAATGAGAAATTATTTATCAAAACAGAAGAGGAAGATGTTGCACAAAACAAACATGCAACTGAACACATACTCTATATGCAAGATATTGTAAATTCGTTAATGAAGAATTTATGTAACAGTATTAATGAAAGTAGTAAAAGCAATAATGtgcatataattataataaaaatcgctGTTATAGCAAGAGTAATATCGATGATGAGACAGCTGAATATGATAGCTGCGAATATTGAGGAAGTGTGCCTTGTACCcattatgaaaaaatatttagacATTGCTTATTCTTTATTAGCGAATATGGACCTAACAAAAATCAAATACAACTATCTTTGTAATATAATAAAAGCACTTAACGTGTTGTACGGGACATCATACGATACAGATGTGGCAAAAATAATTGTCTCTTTTGCAAATTTAGAAATGTTAAAGAACATATTCAACCTGATGAAtatcgaagataataaaattGCCGATTATGAGACAGCAAACAATTACTACGAAGATTATAGTTCTTTCCAAAGCAGGCGTAAATTCTTAGACGAAGCAGCCCTGCGCGAAAAACAATGTAGCTTTTGTAAGAAAGGTACGATTAGAATACAAACAACGAAAGCTTTAACATTGTTCTGTTGTATGGACGTGGGGCAAGAAAAGAGTACGATGCAAACGAAACTTATGACCTATTTACTTAAAATAGATATGTACGATCTTTCGCATACAATTAATTTCAAAATGGCCATGATAGTCCTAGAATCTTTACCGAAATATGACAAGAAAGAATTGTGGAGAAACCACGAACAAATACCATTCAAAAATTGGATGGAATTATATCATAAGTATCGTAAGGATGAAACTGCTATTCTTCATATGTTAACTGTTTTACCATACTTGTTAAAGTATAGTGCGGATAATAATAGGGACCTAAGCGATTTAATGAATATTATTTCTGAGCTGAGCACATTTCTGtctaaaatgaaatattttcttgTTCACGTAGAATTTACTAAATGCGTTTCAAGGATTATTCGTCTCAGTCCTTCTCTTTTTCATTATAGATTACACGATTCTCCCAATCAATTTGTGCCAATAATTAAATGTGTTTTGTCGTCTCTTACTAGTCCCTTATTTGCTGTGAGATTAGAAGCAATTAACTGTGTagaagaaatatattcttcaaggAGCATTGCTTTCGAATGGAAGGAAACGCTGTTTATAGAAATCGAGAACTcgataaataatttcattactgctactgaaataacaaatgcTAATGCGAAAATTGATCAGAATGACACCAAAGTAGCAAGTGTTTTACTAGTGCTTGCTGGTATAATCTCCACGAACGGAGCATTTCAATGCCGCGCTTTGTTGGCAATGGTACGCTTTGTTATAGACCAGAAGATAGAAACTCAAATAATACCAAAAGCAATAAGTACTATAAAGGACGAAATATGTTATTCGAGCCTTATTAAGGAAAATTCAAGTTATTTAATGAGCTATTGGTTTAACTCAAAATATTCGTCACAACCATTTCCTTTGAGCTTGACAGAATGTAAGTCTGAAGGACAATTTTATAAAACGTATATCGATACGTTGGTATTTATAAAACTTCAGAATTTAGAATTTTCTAGCGTCATGTCTCTCTGCGATCGCGTGAATTTatcattcgaagaaattattgaaaatatcTTTCCACGAATTCTGGCGTGGCTATTACTTTGTATAAGCGAGGATACTGACAGTGGTAGAAAAAGATTAGCAAACCAGATGTTCCATAAGTTGGTATCGAACCAAGACGAATTTGTTCGAGTAAAAGAATTCTCCAGCTTATTTAATGACAAATTCGGAGAAACATTAACGTATCTTATTGAAAGATTACACGATGAAGACTATCTCGAGAAAATGTTAAAGATACGAATTTCATTCGCGTTAACAGATCCTCCTCATTTCAAAAAGCCAGCGATTACCAGTTGTTTAGAATATATGGAAAGTAACTTTTTTCTAGAAGAAACGTCTATACAATCTGTTTTAGTAAACAATTGTCCGAATATATTGCAGAAAATACTGTTGCGTCTAATCAGCAACATTTACAGAAATAAATTTACGGAACATAAGATAAAAGCTTTTCATCAATATGTATTCTTTGTTACACTAATTACCGAAGAACTGAACCAAgattatttcaataaattatcCAACTTTGTGATAAAAGATATTAGCTATAGTTTACTTCATATAATTAAAAGGAACGACGACATTCTGTCCGAAGTGGCGTgcaaatatttttacaaatttataaagcacGTATTACCTAGAAGAAGCGACGAAATCAAAGACATTCTCAGCTTCATTGTTGCAACTTTAATTCCTATCGTACAGACAGATGAAATGCCAATAGCtctaaaaatacttgattttttgTTAATCGACCAGAAGGAGATACTATGCGATGCGATAGAGAAGTTGAATTCTTTTCCAAATGTTCCTGTTTTTCAAGAAATGCGGAGTGTACATAATGCTTTGAAATATAATACCGAAAGACTTTATAGTTTAGAAGAAGAGGTACGACACTTCTTGAACTCTCTAGTTGATAGAAACGTAAACTACAGTACAGAGGATGTTTCACATTTGCAACTACAATTGTCAACCCGCGGAGAAGAATTACAGCAATTGTACGATAAACTTGAGACTTCGCGTGGTTTGCCCGAGGATTACGATTCAAGTGTGCTACATTGGTTAATATACAAGCTCATAAAGTTAACAGCCTCTCCCGATGTAAATGTTGCGATTAAAGCATCAAACTGTTTAAGCGAACTAGGCCCGACTGACTTAACGTCGATGATATTGCATTTAGAAAAAAGCCACGTTAAAGAAACTTCTGACTTAGTAGAAATATTAACATATAGAATAGTAATCGCAATGTccaaatttctatttcaaagTGATGTAGGACTTCGAAAAGTCAGCGCTGATGCACTTTATGCTGTATTCTCATCCGCTTGGGGACGAAAATTGTTGAATACCAAATACATTGAACGCTTACAAAATGTTTTAAACGAGTCGCAGTTAGTATTAcctttaaagtatattaaactatttacaGTTGGAAAAGTTTCCGATATCAAAGACATTGGTATAGATAatacaaaaattcagagtaTTATAAATCCGACTAATGTTATTTGGACAGTTCAATCCGCTGGCTCATATTCGAATTGGATTGTCGAAATCACATGTAAAATCGCAGAATGTTTTACACGATTTTATTCTAAAAGTTTAACACCTGTTTGCGCATTAAGCACTGACTTCTGCGAATTAATTTTACCaagaattatttttctattaattcaTATAGATAAGAAGCACACAACTGCGTTGTGTTCGTGTATCAATGAATTTTTTCATTATCattttaactttgtaacggAAGCTAATGTTTCTTCGTACGTAGCGCACAATACCACAAGCTGCGACCGTCAAATTGTGCGTTGtatgttaaatattataaattatattagaaTACAAGTTCCTGATAATGTtaatttaaagttgaattaTATGTACATTGCGAAGGCTGCGCAGTATTGTTCAGCATTTTATACCGCGATATTATATGCAGAATTGTCTTGCGAAAATATTTTATGCGATTATAGTACAGTTTCTAGTGTCTCAAAAATTGATCGTATTTACGAACTGGTACCAGAAGAAGGAAAAGTCTTACAGAGTATACTTAGAGATACTTATGCAGAAATAGGTGATTTTGATGCCATTAGTGGTACTGGTTCTTCGCATTTGGAAGATTATTCTACTCGTATACAGCATTACGTTCATACTCACGAATGGAGTAGAGTAATGTTAGCCGAGGACGTAGAACTCTCTTTTGGAAACACGTCTGTAATCCAAG AAATGGCAAACGGACTACACCAGTCTGGTCTTCAATTTTTACTTGGCTATTTTATATCTACCATATCTAAAACTGGTGAAAAAATAGACGAAGATATTCAATACGAATGTGCTTGGCGACTTAGTAATTGGAATCTTTGCGACGCGAACCAGGCGTTATATACACAAAATGATGATAAATTAAAATCAGGAACGAGGGAAATTGATTACCATTCTTACCACTACCAAGCATTGAAATATTTTCATGAGGGTAATGGAATAGGTGTACAAAATGCAGTTGAGAGTGCTCGCATGAGTATTGTCAAAGCACTCAGGAATATTAGTCTAG aaagcACTAAAACAATATATGAAAAGTTGATGCAGTTACAATTAATTCGCGAGATCGAAGAATTAAGTTCTGCTAAAGAAGACGAGTATGAGAAAGTATTACAAAAGTGGCAACAGCAAAATGTAGCAAATTTCAATGAGTTTCAATACATTGAACCTATTTTAACTCAAAGAACTGTTATGTACCAGATAAATGATACTTTAGCTAATAACATAAATATTAAGAATGCACTTTTTAATACGTATTTGGAAATCTCAAAAATAGCAGCGGATAAAGAAAATTTGCCTGTTGCTACACGTTCGCTAG CTGTCTTAGCGAAACAAAGGGATTTGCCTGCGAAAATTCAAGATCAGTTGCTTTATCGGGAAGCTCTGTTAGCACGACTTAGAAAAGATTTGGAAATCGGACGATTCCTTTTACGTAAGCTAATGCACAAAGAGACCTTGGATCCAAATTTACGAGCACGGATATTACGAGTTTATGGAGACTGGATGGCCGAAACGAAGTCGGAAAATGCTCAG acTGTGATAAACGAATATTACTCCAAGTCCATAGATATAAGCATGTCGATTAATGATAAAACTACTAACAGTATTAAGAATTTACATAACACACAAGTAGCACTGGCTCGCTTTGCTGATGCCCAATTTGAGCAAATATGCTCGTATATGAGATCTCCTCAATTTGAAAGCCTGAAAGAATGCGTTACATATCCTTGTAAAGGGATTAGTCTAAACTCGATGAGTGCGGATAAAGATGTTAGGAAGGCTTTGATTTTGAACCAAAGGCAACACTCAAACGATGCCGCAGAACTGGAGCACAtacagagggaaagagacaattatttaatcttAGCACTACG ATATTATTTGATAGTACTCCAACAAAGCGAGGACTATAATCTATTAATATTTAGGATAATAGCACTTTGGTTAGACAATATACATGAAAAAGAAGTGAatgatttattaaatatacatCTTAACAAAATACCATCTTTTAAGTTCATTCCACTCGCTCCACAGTTAGCAGCGCATATGAATAATGTTTTCGATGAATTCTctgaaaagatatataaacttaTGCAACGTTGTGCTCTAGAACATCCGCACCATACGTTGCCAGTATTATTGGCATTGAAAAATTTGTATGGCGATTACGAGTACGATACAGTTAAAAAGAGTAAGACTTTAGAGCCTAGAGTTCTTGGAGCTCAGAAACTGTTACATGAATTATCGGAACCAAATGTCAGCTCAATTGTGAATGAAATGGATAAGTTATCACACGCTTTAGTTATGCTGGCCAATCTCGCAACCTCTTCAAATAAAC CTGGGTGTGCAATCAATATACCTAAACATCAAGAGATtttgaaaattagaaatttcaGAAATGTACTTGTGCCAACTTTAACAATTGATGTGAAGCCATCCGGAAATTACGATGatattattactatttcgaGATATAAAGAAACATATGAAACCGTTGGCGGTCTAAACACACCAAAAAAGTTGGTTTGCATTGGTAGAGATGGCATTTCCAGAAATCAGTTAGTAAAG GGAAAAGATGACTTACGACAAGATGCTGTGATGCAACAAGTTTTTAATGTAATGAATACACTTTTGAAAGCTCGCAAAGAAACTAAACGAAGAAAATTGATGATCAGAACATACAAG GTTGTGCCATTAACACAAAGATCAGGAATATTAGAATGGTGTGACAATACAATACCTATTGTAGCTATATTGAATGGTTCAAGTGGGACCTCTGGGCTTCACAAGAAATACTACCCGAAAGATTATACAGCAAACttttgcaaagaaaaattatca CacgtggagaaatcttcaagcgacgcaaaattaaaaacatttatgaatTGCTGTGCGCACTTGCACCCAGTGATGCATTATTTCTTTACCGAAAAATATCCATCTCCCGAGACATGGTTTCAAAGAAGACTAGCATACACTCgcag CATAGCAACCACATCTATGGCCGGATACATTTTAGGCTTAGGGGATAGACACTTGAATAATATTTTGCTAGATCAAACAACTGCTGAAGTGATCCATATTGATTTTG GTATAGCATTTGAGCAGGGGAAAGTGTTACCGGTTCCTGAAACTATTCCGTTTCGCCTTACACGGAATATTGAAGTAGCGATGGGTGTGAGTGGCGTAGAGGGTACAATGAGGCATTGCTGTGAAAAGACCTTAGCTGTGTTACGCGATCAAAGACAAGTAATTATAACGTTACTTCAAGTTCTTCTGTACGACCCGTTGTTCACGTGGACTATAACACCAGCCAAGGCACACGGCATTCAAAGTGGGAGTACCTCCAGATCACTTCCAAAAACCAGTCaat GTTCTACGGGAAGAAATAAAACAGCGGAAAGAGCGCTTATAAGAATAGAACAGAAACTACAAGGCACTGAAGAAGGTTTAGCATCAAGCGTGTCTGGCCAAGTTGAGAGACTTATACAGCAAGCACGCGATCCTGCTAATCTCTGCCGTTTGTACTGTGGATGGCAACCGTATCTATAA